The following is a genomic window from Aquificota bacterium.
AGAAGAGCTTTCTGGAACAAAGAAAACACAAGGCATCCTCGCCATACTCAGCCCAATAGAGTATGTGGAGCCTTATATTCTTTTCAAAAAGACCTTAGAGGTTGGTTCTTTCTTCTTAGTGCTTGACCATATTACAGACCCACAAAACGTAGGAAACCTTTTAAGGACCTGCGAGGTCTTTGGTGGCGTGGGCGCTATCATGCCAAAGGATAGGTCCTGCCCCATAAACGAGACTGTGGTAAAGGCTTCCGCCGGAGCTGTCTTTTATCTTATGCTTTCAAAGGTGGGGAGCCTATCAAAGTCTTTAAAAACTTTTAAAGATATGGGTGGCTGGGTCGTGGTAGTAGAGAGGGGGGGCAAAGATATAAGAGATTTTGACTTTCCAACAGGATGTGCCCTTGTGCTTGGCTCCGAAGGAGAAGGAGTATCAAAAAGCCTTATGGAGATAGCGGACGCGGTGGTATCCATTCCTATGGTTGGAAAGATTAACTCTCTTAACGTTTCCTCCGCAGGCGCCATAGCCATGTGGCATGCTGTTATAAAAAAACTTGACAAGCTCCAAAAATAAGGATATAATTAATTAGGCATTAGATAGGTCCAGTCGGGGCCAGATGGGTCCCGTGAAAAAAATGGGTTGACAAAAAGAAAAATTGGTGTATAATAAATAACCTGTATGCGGTTGAGGGGCCACAGGTCCCTTGTCATATTGAGAGATGAATAAACAAAGGGCTTGACAAATCCGAAAATTTGAAATATAATGAAAGATTGTTCTAAGTTCGGGGTTGGAATAAACCCCGTGTAAAAAACACTTGACAAAGTGAAAAAGTTGGATTATAATAATAAGTCTGTAAGAAAATTGGAAAGGGTTTGAAAGCCCTTGACAGCTTGGCAACTGAATAAGGAGGAAGGGCTCCTAAAACTGGGGGTTTTTCTGAAGAGTTTGATCCTGGCTCAGCGCGAACGCTGGCGGCGTGCCTAACACATGCAAGTCGTGCGGAGGTGCCTTTTGGCACCTCAGCGGCAAACGGGTGAGTAACACGTGAGTAACCTGCCCTCAGGAAGGGGATAACCCTCCGAAAGGGGGGCTAATACCCTATAATGTCAGTCACCACTAAGGTGGCTGACCAAAGGTGGCCTCTGCTCTGCATGCTACCGCCTGAGGAGGGGCTCGCGGCCCATCAGGTAGTTGGTGGGGTAACGGCCTACCAAGCCTATGACGGGTAGCCGGCCTGAGAGGGTGTCCGGCCACAGTGGGACTGAGACACGGCCCACACCCCTACGGGGGGCAGCAGTGGGGAATCGTGGGCAATGGGCGAAAGCCTGACCCCGCGACGCCGCGTGGAGGAAGAAGCCCTTCGGGGTGTAAACTCCTGTCAGGGGGGAAGATGCTCACAGAGGTGAATAATCTCTGTGGGTGACGGTACCCCCAGAGG
Proteins encoded in this region:
- the rlmB gene encoding 23S rRNA (guanosine(2251)-2'-O)-methyltransferase RlmB: MIVYGKNPVIEALRSGRSVEKVLVAHDSHPPHQVIKLCKEKGIKIQKVPRQKIEELSGTKKTQGILAILSPIEYVEPYILFKKTLEVGSFFLVLDHITDPQNVGNLLRTCEVFGGVGAIMPKDRSCPINETVVKASAGAVFYLMLSKVGSLSKSLKTFKDMGGWVVVVERGGKDIRDFDFPTGCALVLGSEGEGVSKSLMEIADAVVSIPMVGKINSLNVSSAGAIAMWHAVIKKLDKLQK